TCGAGGAGCTCAGCCATGATTCAAGAATAACTTACGTTCCGGTAAGTTACCGCAGGGTAACCCCTGCTGGCTGGAATTTGACCGGGGACTGCACCGCCTCGACGGCTCGGGCAGGTAGCCTTGGATGTGCGCCGTCGTCGTACAAGCAAGGAAGTCAGGTGAGAGTCCGGTGGAGCTGCCCGGTTTCCTCTATGGCTTCTACGAGCGCAAGCTGCTGCGCTCACTCAAGCAGGACCAGATCCCGCGGCATATTGGCGTGATGGTGGATGGTAACCGCAGATGGGCCCGCCAGTTCAACGCTCCCACCAGCCAGGGCCATCAAGCCGGCGCGGACAAGATCCACGAATTCCTGGGCTGGTGCCAGGAACTCGGCGTCAAAGTAGTGACGCTCTACATGCTCTCCACGGACAACATGAACCGCTCCGGTGAAGAACTGGACCTCCTCATGGGCATCATTGCCAACACCATGGACCGCCTCGATGAGGACGAAGACGTCTCGGTCCACGCCATGGGCGCACCGGAGCTCCTGCCGGACTACCTCGCTGAACGACTCAACAAGCTGACCTCCCGCACGCCCGTCCATGAAAAGATCCACGTCAACGTAGCAGTGGGTTATGGGGGCCGCCGCGAAATCGTCGACGCCGTGCGGGAACTGCTGCACGATGCTGCCGCCAAGGGACGCTCCATGACGGAGGTCGCAGATGAACTTTCGGTGGACGACATCTCGCGCTTCCTGTACACGCGGGGCCAGCCCGATCCGGACCTGGTGATCCGCACTTCCGGAGAGCAGCGGCTCTCCGGCTTCCTCATGTGGCAAAGCGCCTACAGTGAGTTCTATTTTTGCGAAGCCCTGTGGCCGGCGTTCCGCAAGGTCGATTTCCTGCGTGCGCTCAGGGATTATGCCGGGCGGCAGCGCCGCTACGGAACCTAGCCCCGATCCGGTTCACCGAAAATTAACGAGCCGGACATGCGACTTGCCGACGACGGATTGCGGAAATGAATGTGTCCGGGATTACGTTAATCCCATCAGCAGGCAAAACCGCCCGCTGATCGGGGAGGCCAGTACATGGAGCGGAACATCGCACCAGTTACATGGGAGGCCACGCCCGGCCTTCCGGCCGAGCCGCTTCACCATTAGGCCGGGCGACCGCCCGGGGCTGGAGTCGATGTGGCTATTTCTGAGCAACTGCCCGCAATGGTTTCCGACGGGGAAAGTGCAGCTACCTCTCGCGCCAAGCGGGTCCCACAAAAAGCGCGGACCGTCACGTCCGCCACAGGCCGCAGCTACGTGATCGATACCTCGGTCCTGCTATCCGACCCACACGCGTTGTTGCGCTTCGCCGAACACGAAGTCATCGTGCCGATCGTTGTCATCAGCGAACTCGAAGGAAAACGCCACGACCCCGAATTGGGCTACTTCGCCCGGAAAGCGCTCAGGCTCCTGGATGACCTCCGGATCGAACACGGAGGCCTGGACCACCCCATTCCCATTGGATCCGACGGTGGAATCCTCCGGGTGGAAATGAACCACATCTCCCCGGACGTCCTCCCTGCAGGGTTCCGTGGGGGAGACAACGACAGCCGTATCCTGGCGGTCGCGAAGAACCTGGCCAATGAAGGCCACAACGTCACGGTCGTCTCCAAGGACCTGCCGATGCGCGTCAAAGCCTCCGCCATGGGTCTCCATGCCGACGAGTACCGCAACGAACTGGTCAAAGACTCCGGCTGGACAGGCATGGCCGAGGTGGAAGCCAACGACGACGAAATCACCACGCTCTACGGACACGAGCCCGTCTTCATCCCCGCAGCGGCGGAACTCCCCGTCAACACCGGATTGGTCCTGCTCTCCAACCGCGGCTCCGCGCTTGGCCGTGTAGGCGCCGACAAGCAGGTCCGGCTGGTCAAGGGCGACCGTGACGTCTTCGGACTCCACGGACGCTCAGCCGAGCAGCGGCTGGCCATCGACATGCTCATGGACCCATCGGTGGGCATCGTCTCCATCGGCGGCCGGGCAGGAACCGGCAAGTCCGCGTTGGCACTCTGTGCGGGCCTGGAAGCCGTGCTGGAGCGCCGCGAACACCGCAAGGTAGTGGTGTTCCGGCCCTTGTACGCAGTAGGTGGCCAGGAACTTGGCTACCTCCCCGGGTCCGAGTCCGAGAAAATGAACCCCTGGGCCCAGGCTGTGTTCGACACCCTGGGCGCTCTGGTCAGCCAGGAAGTGGTGGAAGAAGTCATGGACCGGGGCATGCTCGAGGTTCTTCCGTTGACCCACATCCGCGGACGCTCGCTGCACGACGCCTTCGTGATCGTCGACGAAGCACAGTCCTTGGAGAAGAACGTCCTGCTCACCGTCATGAGCAGGATCGGGCAGAACTCCAAGATCGTCCTGACCCATGATGTGGCCCAGCGCGATAACCTCCGCGTCGGCAGGCACGACGGCGTCGCGGCCGTCGTGGAGACGCTCAAGGGCCATCCGTTGTTCGGGCACATCACCTTGACGCGGTCCGAGCGCTCGCCGATTGCCGCCCTTGTAACGGAATTGCTCGAAGGGGCTGAAATCTAACCCAACGGCCGGTAGACCAACCGCGGCGAAGGCCAGACATCCTCTGCGTGCTAGCTCGTTCCTCGCTTTTGACGCACGCTGTCGGATGCCTGGCCTTCGCCTTTCACCCAACCGCCGTTACGCTATTCACACCTTGAGGTAGGTTTTTAGGTTCTCGTGGCCTTGGACTTTGAGGGTCCAGTCTGGGCGCTTGAACGTGGTGGGGGTGAGCCTGACTTTCTGGACTTCCTCCACCTTTTCGCCCCAGGCGTCGCGGAAGGTGCCGTTGGGTTCGTAGCCCAGGCTTGTCGATACGCCCAGTGATTGCTTGTTCCAGCCGGCGGCTTCGGACTCGGCCACCTCCGCGTTCAAGTAGTCGAACGCGTAACCCAGGACGGCGGAACGCATCTCCTTGCCGAAGCCGCGGCCCTGCGCGGGCTGCTTGAGCCACGAGCCCGTGCTGACTGTCTTCAGGGTGGCGAAGTCCTTGGCACCGATGTCCTGGACTCCGAGGAGGTCGTCCTCATGCCAAACGGCGAGCAGTAGCGTCCACGAAGCCGGCGTGAAGTTGGCACGGCACCGCCAGTACCACTGGGCCATGTTGGGCGCCAGTTCGTCCTCCGGCAGTTCAGCCCATGGGGTGCTGAAAGGGCTCTTGCCGGGCTCGTGGACGCCGGAGCGGGCGGCAGCTACAGCGGACGGGATGTCCGCGTCGAGAACGGCGCGCAGGGTGAGCCTCGGGGTGGTGAGGATGAGTCCGAACGGGGGCCAGATGTTTGCCAGCGATGTCATCGCCGTAGCTTAGCCCGCCGGGTGGGCATGGGCGAGTCAAGCGCCTGGTTCAGGCAGCGGGGCCGATGTCCCAGGGAATGTGGCGCCTCACATCGGTGAGGTTCATGGACTCGGCCAGGAACAGGTCGTCCAACATGTACTCATCGACGCCCAGGATCTTGAGCCAGTGTCCCTTGCCGGACGTGTCCCCGTCCAAACTCTGGCTTGCAACACAAACTCCCGTACCGGCGTCGATCCTTAGCAGTGTCCGTCCCGGGTGAACCAGTGGCTCCTTGGGGTCTGAGGGTACGTAGGCCCGGCTGGGCGTGACGATCGTTTCCAGTGCCGGCCGGCCCTCATGATCCACCTCCCGCGGCTCTTCCAGGAAGACCCTGTTGGTATCGGGAAATTCGATCGGAACCGGCGAGTTGCCGGCAAGTTCCACGGGGTCGAGCGCAGCGGCGAGCCGGCCATTGCCAAACGCAGGCTCACCGTACGCCGCCTCAGGGCGTCGCCGGACCAAACCGACGTCGTCATAGACCGGCGTGACAAGGTGGGGTGGGAGCAGCCACGAGCGGCGGGTGGCGCTGACGTAGAAGTCGTCCCGGGAATCGTTGATGCCCGTGGTGCTGTGCAGCAACTGGCCGTCAGGAGTTTCAAGGCGGAGGGCACCCGGGCGCCGAAGCCAGGCCCGGACCATGGTGGCCCCGGTCCCTGGCCGCTCAAGGTATTCGAAGCGGAGGGTGGTCCACTTCCACGGCGAAGAACGGCAAAGGTTCCGGAATGTGGAGGACAAGTCGGGAGCCTGTCCGCCTGCACTGAATCGCCCCATATCCACAGTTTACCTAGGGGTCCAAGCGGTCCGGGAAGCCAAAGCGGGATAGCATCACGAAGGTGATCCGACGACTCTCCGACCTCTGGGACGACAGCCCGCTGGCCTTCTGGCTGGTCGCCGTGGCATGCCTGTATTTCCTGGTGATGGCCGTGCGGCTCACAGTGATAGACGTCCGGAGCCACCTGCTGCCCAACCGCATCGTGTTCCCGTCCTACGCCGTGGCCGGGGTGCTCCTGCTGGGGGCAGCCCTCGCAGCATCCATGGCCGGCGCGGACCCGGACCCCGCAGGTGACCTACTGGGAGTGCCAGGGCTCGGGGTACTGGCCGGCGGAGTGGGGCTCTGGCTGTTCTATTTCGTGCTCCGGCTGATCCACCCGCCCGGGATGGGGTTCGGGGACGTCAAACTCGCAGGGGTGCTTGGCCTGTACTTGGGCTACCTGGGGTGGACGCACCTCTTCGCGGGAACGTTCGCGGCCTTCCTGCTGGGAGGGCTCTGGAGCCTGGTCGTCCTCTTGACGCGGAAGGGAACCCTGCGTTCGGCCATCCCTTTTGGGCCGTTCATGCTCGCTGGTGCCGTGGCCGCCATGGTGCTGTTGCCCGCCTGAGGCTAGCCTGTCTGCAAAGGCAACAACGCGTGAAGATTGAAACCCGTTCATGAGGAAGCTGGGACCATGGGTGCACCCGAGTTCGTGCTCAAGCTGAGGGAAAAAATCGGCAACGACGCCCTCTGGTTACCTGCCGTCCGCGGAGTGGTTTTCGACGACGACGGTCAGGTGTTGCTCGGCCAACGTGCCGATAATGGGCACTGGGCGCTCATCACCGGCATGCTGGAACCCGGCGAACATCCAGCGCCCGGCCTTGTGCGCGAGATCTTCGAGGAAACAGCGGTCGTGGCACGAACCGAGCGAATCATCGGCGTGGGCGTCGTGGGGCCAATAACTTTCCCGAACGGCGATGTCTGCGACTTTTTGGACATCACGTTCCGCTGCAGGTACGTGTCAGGAGAAGCGCGGGTGAACGACGACGAATCGCTCGCCGTCGGGTGGTTTGCCTTGGATGACCTCCCGGACATGAGCGCCGGGAACCTTGAAGCCATCAGGCTTGCCACGGAGCCCGAAGGCCCCGTGGCATACCAACCGGAGGATGAGGACTACTGACGCCCCGCGTCGGCGGTGGGACGATCGTCGTCGAGCTCTGCGGAAGCCGTCAGGCTGGCTTCCAACTGGGCAGTCTCCAAGCGCTCCGCCTCGAGCCTTTCAGCCTCAGCGCCACCCACGGCCTCTCCACGGGCCACCATGCCGGCGGTGTCCGAAAGGGGAATCTGCTTCAACGTGATGGCCAGGAGCAGGGCGATGGCGATGAACGGCACGAGGTACCAGAACACCGGAGCCAGCGAGTTCGCATAAGCGTTGACGATTGCGTCGCGCAGCTGCTCGGGCAGCTGTGCCAGTGCCTGCGGATCCAGGGTGCTGGTGGACTGCGACGCCTGCTCAGTTGACGCACCGGCACCTGTAAAGGCCTTGGTGAGGGACTCTGCCAGGCGGTTGGTGAAGATGGAGCCGAAGACGGCCACACCCAATGAAGCGCCCACTTCACGGAAGTAGTTGTTGGTGCTTGTTGCCGTGCCGATCTGGTCAGCCGGAACGGAGTTCTGCACCACCAGGACAATGACCTGCATGATCAGGCCGAGTCCGGCACCGAAGATGAAGAGCTGAACGCAGATGACCCAGATGGGTGTCTCAGCCGTGAGGGTGGTCAACCACAGCATGGCCGCGATGGTCAGGGATGCGCCCAGGATGGGGAACATCTTGTACTTGCCGGTCTTGGAAATGCGGATACCGGAGTAGATGGAGGTGCCCATCAGGCCCACCATCATGGGCAGCATCAACAGGCCGGATTCGGCGGCGGATGTCCCGGAGGACATCTGCAGGAACGTGGGGACGAAGGCGATCGCCGCGAACATGCCCAGGCCCAGGGTGAAGCCGATGGCGGTGGCGTTGATGAAGATGGGGTTCTTGAAGAGGCTGAGCGGAATGATGGGGTCCTCGGCGCGACGTTCGGTCATCACGAACGCAACTGCCGCCAGGACCATGCCGGCACCGAAAGCCCACGTGAGCGGGGAATCCCAGCCTTCGTCCTTCTTGCCGCCAAAGTCGGTGAAGAAGATCAGGCAGGTGGTGGCCGCGGAAAGGAACACGACGCCAAGGATGTCGATCTTCTTTTCGGCCTTCTTGTTCGGCAGCGTCAGGGTGAACCAGGCCGTGATGAAGGCGGCGATGCCGATGGGGATGTTGATGTAGAAGGCCCATTCCCAGGTGAGGTGGTCCACGAAGAAACCGCCCAGGAGCGGTCCGGCCACAGCGGAGAGGCCGAAGATGGCACCCAGCGGGCCCATGTACTTACCGCGTTCCTTGGCGGGAACGATGTCGGCGATGATGGCCTGCGAGAGGATCATGAGGCCACCGCCGCCCAGGCCCTGGATGGCGCGGAAGATCACGAAGCCCCAGAAGTCGGTGGCAAACGCGCAGCCCACGGAGGCCAGGGTGAACAGGGCGATCGCAACCAGGAACAGGTTTCGACGCCCCAGGATGTCACCGAACTTGCCGTAGATCGGCATCACGATGGTGGTCGCCAAAAGGTAGGCGGTGGTGATCCATGCCTGGTGCTCGACGCCGCCGAGCTTGCCCACGATGGTGGGCATGGCGGTGGAGACGATGGTTTGGTCGAGGCTGGACAGGAGCATGCCTGCGATCAGCGCAGAGAAGATGATCCAGATTCTCTTCTGGGTCAGCAGCAAGGGTTCTGCTGCTTTCGAGAGTGTACTCATGCGGGTTCCTTCGGTGTCTGTGCAGGAGTGGTGTCCAGCGGTTGCGAAAAGAGTTTCCGGGCTGCGGCGAGGTTCTCCTCCAGGAGCTCGCGGTAGGGCCGGGCGTTGTCCTCGGAGAAGAACTGATGGGAGGTTTTCTTGGAAACGGCACCAAAGACCACTGAGGCCATGATGACTTCCGGGTGGTCGGGGGAGAGGCCTTCACGGGCGGCGACCAGTTCCATGAACTGCCGTTCCCTGGCCTCGCCTTCCAATGTCATGCGGCCCAGGAGCTGGGGCTCGGCTTTGATGGCGGCGATCAGTTGGTGGATCTCGGCGCGGCTGATGGTGGAACGCTCCACGATGTCCACAGTGAGGTGGTAGAGGGCGGCGAGCAGGGTGGCGGAAATGCCGTCCGGCAGCCTTTCCGGATCGCGGTTGAACTCGTCCAGCGCGTCCTGGGGCAGGTCGTCGGAGAAAGCTCCGATCACTGCGTCTTCCTTGGAATGGAAGTAGTTGAAGAAGGTCCGGCGGGAGATGCCCGCCTCTTCGCACACTTCCTCCACGGTGTAGCCATTGAGGCCGTGCTCGGCGGTCAGGGTACGCGCGACTGCGGTGATGGCCAGCCGTGTGGCCGCCCGTTTGCGCTCGCGGAGGCCGCCGTCGATATTTGCACTATTACTCACAAAGTAAAGTTTTGCACTCCTAATTAGAAAGTGCAAAAAGATTGACCTGTGTCATCTCTCACTTATTCCGGGTACGACGACGGCCGGCACCTTTCGTGCGAAAGGTACCGGCCGTCGTCGTGCTTCAGGTGCTAGGCCAGAGGTTAGGCCTTGTGTGCAGGCGACGTCATGGTGGTGACGTCCAGGGCCTTGTCGAGGTCAGCCTCAGAGACCTTGCCTTCACCCTCGCCAACGAAGCCGAGCTTCTCGGTTGCCTGGCGGATGGTCAGGCCTTCCTTGACGGCGATCTTGGCGATCTTGGCTGCATTCTCGTAGCCGATGTACTTGTTCAGCGGCGTCACGATGGACGGGGAAGCCTCAGCGAGGAAGCGTGCACGCTCAACGTTGGCGGTGATGCCGTCGATCATCTTGTCGGCCATGACGCGGCTGGTGTTGGCCAGCAGACGGATGGACTCCAGCAGGTTCGCGGCCATGACGGGGATGCCGACGTTCAGTTCGAAGGCGCCGTTGGTGCCGGACCAGGCGATGGCGGTGTCGTTGCCGATGACCTGTGCGCAAACCATGATGGACGCCTCGCAGATGACCGGGTTGACCTTGCCCGGCATGATGGACGAGCCCGGCTGGAGGTCAGGGATGGCAATTTCGCCCAGGCCCGTGTTGGGGCCGGAGCCCATCCAACGGAGGTCGTTGTTGATCTTCATGAAGGAGATCGCGATGTTGCGCAGCTGGCTGGAGCCTTCGATCAGGCCGTCGCGGTTGGCCTGTGCCTCGAAGTGGTCGCGTGCTTCGGTCAGCGGCAGGCCGGTGTCGGCTGCGAGGAGTTCGATGACGCGCTCCGGGAAACCGGCAGGCGTGTTGATGCCGGTACCAACGGCGGTGCCGCCCAGGGGCACCTCTGCCACGCGGGGGAGGGCTGCGTTGATGCGCTCGATGCCGTAGCGGACCTGGGCGGCGTAACCACCGAACTCCTGGCCCAGCATGACGGGCGTAGCGTCCATGAGGTGGGTGCGGCCGGACTTGACGACGTCCTTGAACTCAACAGCCTTGCGGTCCAGGGATGCTGCCAGGTACTCGAGGGCCGGGATCAGGTCGTTGATCAGGGCCGAGGTTGCGGCAACGTGCACGGACGTCGGGAAGACGTCGTTGGAGGACTGCGACGCGTTCACATGGTCGTTCGGGTGGACGACTTTGTCACTCCCGGCTGCTGCGAGGGCGCGTGAAGCGAGCTCGGCGATGACCTCGTTCGTGTTCATGTTGGAGGACGTACCCGAACCGGTCTGGAAGACGTCAATCGGGAAGTCGCCGTCGTACTTACCGGAGGCAACCTCATCGGCAGCTGCGGCGATGGCCTCGGCGAGCTCACCATCGAGCACCCCCAGTTCAGCGTTCGCCAGTGCGGCTGCCTTCTTGACGCGGGCAAGGGCCTCGATGTGGGTGCGCTCAAGCGTCTTGCCGGAGATCGGGAAGTTCTCCACAGCACGCTGCGTCTGGGCGCGGTACAGGGCGTTCACGGGGACGCGAACTTCGCCCATCGTGTCATGTTCAATACGGAACTCAGTGGTGGAAGTCATGGGGCTAGCTTATGGCGATTGGACGCCTCACTGAAAACCCGGTGGGGAGTGCTACGTGCCCCGGCCACCTGGCCGGGGCACGCTGTGCTACAGCTCGCCGATGGCGGAAACAAGGGCCGCCTGGCCGTCGCCGAGCTTGTAGGAAAGGCCGATGACAGCCACGCGGCCTTCCTCAATGGCGTCCGAAATCACACGCGAGCTGTCGGCCAGGCGGTCGGCAGTCTGCTTGACGTGTTCCACCACCATGTCGTTGACGTCCTCCTGGCCGTTGCGCTTGGCCGTGAGCACCGAGGGGGTGATGCGTTCAACGAGGTCCCGGATGAAGCCTGGCGGCATCTCGCCCGTTTCCACCGCGGCCTTGGTAGCCGTGACAGCTCCGCAGCTGTCGTGGCCAAGGATGGCGATCAGGGGAACCTTGAGTTCGCTGATGCTGTACTCGAGCGAACCCAGGACCGCGTCATCAATCACCTGCCCGGCCGTGCGGACCACGAAGGCATCGCCAAGGCCGAGATCGAAAATGATTTCAGCCGCAAGGCGGGAATCCGCGCAACCAAAAATGACCGCGAAAGGATTCTGGCCCTCGAGGAGCGACGAGCGGCGGGAGGCATCCTGGTTGGGATGGCGTGATTCGCCCGATACAAAGCGTTCATTGCCCTCGCGGAGGCGTTGCCAAGCCAGGGCTGGAGTCAGTTTAGTAGGCACCTTATTACCTTACGGTGCCGGTGTAGCGGCCTGCGAAACTGTTGCGCTGTTTGGCGCTAATCCTACGGCTGGGCCGACACGGTGGGTGCCGGGGCCTGGTCGGCGGATTTAACGACGGCGGCAGCGAGCGTTGCGAACTCCTCCAGGCTGGCGGTGCCGGTAAGGATCAACGTGGTGCCGCGGTACTCCAGCACCATGCTGCGCTTCTCCTTGCCGGAGTCCCGCAGTTCCCAGTCCTGGCCTCCAGCATTGCGCGTGCCGGTGACGGGGAGGTTGCCTGTCTGCTGCAAAATCCAGGTGGGGTTGGCCTTGTTGGTCTGGGTGAGGCCGATGAAAGCCTCCTTGGGAGTCAGGTACCCGACTTCCCACGTGGGTACGCCGCTGCCGCTGCCCGACTCCCACCTGGCGTAGTTAGGGGTGAATGTGTCGCCGGTATCCGGCGTAACGGGTGTGAATCCCGCCACATCCGTCGCGTTCTTGGCGATGGATGCCACGTCCACGGGCGGCCTGAAGCCCTCGCCTTTCGGTGCCGGGTTCATGAGGACGATCGGAAGGAACGCCAGGACGCAGACCAGCAACGCGATGACCATGCCGATGACCGAAGCGTTGGCCCGCTTGGCCGCTTTCGCCGCGATGACGGGTTTGTACGGTGCATCAGGGGCGGCCTGGTCATGGGTTTGGTTGGCCTCTGCAGCATCGGAAGGGTTGTCCGCTGCGGGCTTGTCCTGCGTTTCACTCACCACTCCATGATCCCTTATCGGGGCAGGGAACACACATCCGGGCACCTCACCACCGTTATTGCGGTCGGTGGTCATTCAACGACCCCAAGTGGATGCGGCGACTATGATCGTTGGTAGAGGAACCCCGGGTTGCCCCGCGCAACCATGTCCGGTCCCGTGAATCGTCACTCGAAGAAGAGGTTCAAGTGTCTCCTGCACCAATGACCCAGCAGTATTCCACGATTTCGCCGTCGCTCGCCGTCGGCATCGACGAACCCGACCGCAACCTTGCGCTTGAACTCGTCCGCGTCACCGAAGCCGCGGCAATTGCCGGCGGCCACTGGGTAGGTTTCGGCGACAAGAACAAGGCAGACGGCGCGGCCGTCGACGCCATGCGTTCGTTCCTTCACACCGTCCACTTCAATGGCGTCGTGGTGATTGGTGAAGGCGAAAAAGATGAAGCCCCCATGCTGTTCAACGGCGAGCAGGTTGGCGACGGCACCGGGCCGGAGTGCGACGTCGCCGTCGACCCCATCGATGGAACCCGCCTCACCGCCCTGGGTATCAACAACGCCCTTGCAGTACTGGCAGTAGCCGAGCGTGGCTCCATGTTCGACCCCTCGGCTGTCTTCTACATGGAGAAGCTCGTCACCGGTCCCGAAGCCGCTGACATGGTGGACCTGCGCCTGCCCGTCAAGCAGAACCTGCACCTGATCGCCAAGGCCAAGGGCGTCAAGGTCAACCAGCTCAACGTCATGATCCTGGACCGCGACCGCCACCGTCCCCTCGTGGAAGAAATCCGCGAAGCCGGAGCGCGCACCAAGTTCATCATGGACGGCGACGTCGCAGGTGCCATCGCAGCAGCCCGGACCGGTACCGGCGTTGACGCGCTCATGGGCATCGGCGGAACGCCGGAAGGCATCGTCGCTGCCTGCGCCATCAAGTCACTCGGCGGCGTGATTCAGGGCCGGCTGTGGCCGACGTCGGACGACGAGAAGCAGAAGGCCATCGACGCCGGACACGACCTCGACCGCGTCCTGTCCACCAACGACCTCGTCACCTCGGACAACTGCTACTTCGCAGCCACCGGAATCACCGACGGCGACCTCCTCCACGGCGTGCGCTACCAGAAGGACCGCGTCCTCACGCAGTCCATCGTCATGCGCTCGAAGTCCGGGACCGTGCGCTTCGTTGATGCCGAGCACCACGCATCCAAGTGGGAGACGTACGCGCGCAAGGCGTAATCCCTTCACTTAACAGAAGGACGGCGAGCATTGCTCGGCGGCTATCTCCTCGTACCTCGTCGATTTGATGCCGCTGCCGCAATACTCGCCGTCCTTCTTTGTGCGTGAAGGCTTAGCCTGCGCGCCTTTTTAGGGGCGGGGGTCAGCGGAGCTTGTCCCGGAGGCTTCTCGCTAGTTGGTAGGCGCCGTAGCGGAGTTTGTTTACCGGGAGGTCCCAGGTGCCCGGGTAGGAAACTTCGCGGCCACCGAAGGACTTCTTGAAGGACGTGAAGCCCGCCCATTTATGGTCCGGCTGATCCTCGGGCGCCACGCCCCACAGGTCTACGTGCTTGAGGCCCTTCTCCTTGGCATCTGCGATCAGGGTAACCAGGAGCGGGATCCCGGCGCTGAGCTTGCGGTGGGTATCGTCCAAGGCGGCGTGGGCGTACACGCGGGTGTCGGATGAATCGTAGGCGAAAGCAGCAGCGATCGGCTCGCCCTCCAACTCCGCGATGAACAACGTTCCGGCGCCGGCGGGGAGTAATGACGCTGCCACCTGGGTGAGGTACTCGTCGCTTTGCGGTTTGAAGCCGTTGCGGGCCGCCGTCAGGTGGAGGAAGTGGAGGAGCACCGAAATGTCGGCGGGATCCTGGGAAGCCCGGAAGGTCACACCCTTTTTGTGGATGTTCCGATACAGGTTCCGGTTGGTCGGCTTCATTCCG
This Paenarthrobacter sp. GOM3 DNA region includes the following protein-coding sequences:
- a CDS encoding PhoH family protein; translation: MAISEQLPAMVSDGESAATSRAKRVPQKARTVTSATGRSYVIDTSVLLSDPHALLRFAEHEVIVPIVVISELEGKRHDPELGYFARKALRLLDDLRIEHGGLDHPIPIGSDGGILRVEMNHISPDVLPAGFRGGDNDSRILAVAKNLANEGHNVTVVSKDLPMRVKASAMGLHADEYRNELVKDSGWTGMAEVEANDDEITTLYGHEPVFIPAAAELPVNTGLVLLSNRGSALGRVGADKQVRLVKGDRDVFGLHGRSAEQRLAIDMLMDPSVGIVSIGGRAGTGKSALALCAGLEAVLERREHRKVVVFRPLYAVGGQELGYLPGSESEKMNPWAQAVFDTLGALVSQEVVEEVMDRGMLEVLPLTHIRGRSLHDAFVIVDEAQSLEKNVLLTVMSRIGQNSKIVLTHDVAQRDNLRVGRHDGVAAVVETLKGHPLFGHITLTRSERSPIAALVTELLEGAEI
- a CDS encoding NUDIX hydrolase — encoded protein: MGAPEFVLKLREKIGNDALWLPAVRGVVFDDDGQVLLGQRADNGHWALITGMLEPGEHPAPGLVREIFEETAVVARTERIIGVGVVGPITFPNGDVCDFLDITFRCRYVSGEARVNDDESLAVGWFALDDLPDMSAGNLEAIRLATEPEGPVAYQPEDEDY
- a CDS encoding prepilin peptidase, whose protein sequence is MIRRLSDLWDDSPLAFWLVAVACLYFLVMAVRLTVIDVRSHLLPNRIVFPSYAVAGVLLLGAALAASMAGADPDPAGDLLGVPGLGVLAGGVGLWLFYFVLRLIHPPGMGFGDVKLAGVLGLYLGYLGWTHLFAGTFAAFLLGGLWSLVVLLTRKGTLRSAIPFGPFMLAGAVAAMVLLPA
- a CDS encoding DUF4245 domain-containing protein — translated: MSETQDKPAADNPSDAAEANQTHDQAAPDAPYKPVIAAKAAKRANASVIGMVIALLVCVLAFLPIVLMNPAPKGEGFRPPVDVASIAKNATDVAGFTPVTPDTGDTFTPNYARWESGSGSGVPTWEVGYLTPKEAFIGLTQTNKANPTWILQQTGNLPVTGTRNAGGQDWELRDSGKEKRSMVLEYRGTTLILTGTASLEEFATLAAAVVKSADQAPAPTVSAQP
- a CDS encoding class II fumarate hydratase → MTSTTEFRIEHDTMGEVRVPVNALYRAQTQRAVENFPISGKTLERTHIEALARVKKAAALANAELGVLDGELAEAIAAAADEVASGKYDGDFPIDVFQTGSGTSSNMNTNEVIAELASRALAAAGSDKVVHPNDHVNASQSSNDVFPTSVHVAATSALINDLIPALEYLAASLDRKAVEFKDVVKSGRTHLMDATPVMLGQEFGGYAAQVRYGIERINAALPRVAEVPLGGTAVGTGINTPAGFPERVIELLAADTGLPLTEARDHFEAQANRDGLIEGSSQLRNIAISFMKINNDLRWMGSGPNTGLGEIAIPDLQPGSSIMPGKVNPVICEASIMVCAQVIGNDTAIAWSGTNGAFELNVGIPVMAANLLESIRLLANTSRVMADKMIDGITANVERARFLAEASPSIVTPLNKYIGYENAAKIAKIAVKEGLTIRQATEKLGFVGEGEGKVSEADLDKALDVTTMTSPAHKA
- a CDS encoding GNAT family N-acetyltransferase, yielding MTSLANIWPPFGLILTTPRLTLRAVLDADIPSAVAAARSGVHEPGKSPFSTPWAELPEDELAPNMAQWYWRCRANFTPASWTLLLAVWHEDDLLGVQDIGAKDFATLKTVSTGSWLKQPAQGRGFGKEMRSAVLGYAFDYLNAEVAESEAAGWNKQSLGVSTSLGYEPNGTFRDAWGEKVEEVQKVRLTPTTFKRPDWTLKVQGHENLKTYLKV
- a CDS encoding MDR family MFS transporter; translation: MSTLSKAAEPLLLTQKRIWIIFSALIAGMLLSSLDQTIVSTAMPTIVGKLGGVEHQAWITTAYLLATTIVMPIYGKFGDILGRRNLFLVAIALFTLASVGCAFATDFWGFVIFRAIQGLGGGGLMILSQAIIADIVPAKERGKYMGPLGAIFGLSAVAGPLLGGFFVDHLTWEWAFYINIPIGIAAFITAWFTLTLPNKKAEKKIDILGVVFLSAATTCLIFFTDFGGKKDEGWDSPLTWAFGAGMVLAAVAFVMTERRAEDPIIPLSLFKNPIFINATAIGFTLGLGMFAAIAFVPTFLQMSSGTSAAESGLLMLPMMVGLMGTSIYSGIRISKTGKYKMFPILGASLTIAAMLWLTTLTAETPIWVICVQLFIFGAGLGLIMQVIVLVVQNSVPADQIGTATSTNNYFREVGASLGVAVFGSIFTNRLAESLTKAFTGAGASTEQASQSTSTLDPQALAQLPEQLRDAIVNAYANSLAPVFWYLVPFIAIALLLAITLKQIPLSDTAGMVARGEAVGGAEAERLEAERLETAQLEASLTASAELDDDRPTADAGRQ
- a CDS encoding isoprenyl transferase, producing MCAVVVQARKSGESPVELPGFLYGFYERKLLRSLKQDQIPRHIGVMVDGNRRWARQFNAPTSQGHQAGADKIHEFLGWCQELGVKVVTLYMLSTDNMNRSGEELDLLMGIIANTMDRLDEDEDVSVHAMGAPELLPDYLAERLNKLTSRTPVHEKIHVNVAVGYGGRREIVDAVRELLHDAAAKGRSMTEVADELSVDDISRFLYTRGQPDPDLVIRTSGEQRLSGFLMWQSAYSEFYFCEALWPAFRKVDFLRALRDYAGRQRRYGT
- a CDS encoding carbonic anhydrase — encoded protein: MPTKLTPALAWQRLREGNERFVSGESRHPNQDASRRSSLLEGQNPFAVIFGCADSRLAAEIIFDLGLGDAFVVRTAGQVIDDAVLGSLEYSISELKVPLIAILGHDSCGAVTATKAAVETGEMPPGFIRDLVERITPSVLTAKRNGQEDVNDMVVEHVKQTADRLADSSRVISDAIEEGRVAVIGLSYKLGDGQAALVSAIGEL
- a CDS encoding TetR/AcrR family transcriptional regulator, whose amino-acid sequence is MSNSANIDGGLRERKRAATRLAITAVARTLTAEHGLNGYTVEEVCEEAGISRRTFFNYFHSKEDAVIGAFSDDLPQDALDEFNRDPERLPDGISATLLAALYHLTVDIVERSTISRAEIHQLIAAIKAEPQLLGRMTLEGEARERQFMELVAAREGLSPDHPEVIMASVVFGAVSKKTSHQFFSEDNARPYRELLEENLAAARKLFSQPLDTTPAQTPKEPA